The Candidatus Dormiibacterota bacterium genome has a segment encoding these proteins:
- a CDS encoding polysaccharide deacetylase family protein encodes MPPSRVRPRPTLPGRRLALTAVALACALVATVPGALVDAGRPLPETAAAAPVTDPPSGSAVPAVSIEDTADGAGIPLADLLLPGNEDRLLSALPHDAVDVRRRSGPRLVVPILMYHYIRVNPLPHDRLGGSLSVTPRDFAAQMALLHHAGVTTVTLDDVVAALGGGRPLPPRAVVLTFDDGYRDFTTAAVPVLRSHGFRATVFVVSGFLGRPGYMTAADVVAAAAAGMTIGAHTVHHVQLAHIPASLARVEIEVSRQQLEQLSGQPVNDFAYPYGDTSRTVQAMVAAAGFHDAVTTAFAASEEPRQQLSLSRVRIEGGDSLATVAAKVLAPLGLRRAPGPATLPSPTGLAERVAGAPY; translated from the coding sequence ATGCCCCCCTCGCGGGTGCGGCCGCGCCCGACGCTCCCCGGCCGCCGCCTCGCCCTCACCGCCGTCGCGCTCGCCTGCGCGCTGGTCGCCACCGTGCCCGGGGCACTCGTCGACGCCGGCCGGCCGCTGCCCGAGACCGCCGCCGCCGCCCCGGTCACCGACCCTCCCTCCGGCTCGGCCGTCCCGGCGGTGAGCATCGAGGACACCGCCGACGGCGCCGGCATCCCGCTCGCCGACCTCCTGCTCCCCGGCAACGAGGACCGCCTGCTCTCCGCCCTGCCCCACGACGCCGTCGACGTCCGCCGCCGCTCCGGGCCGCGCCTGGTCGTGCCCATCCTCATGTATCACTACATCCGGGTGAACCCGCTGCCGCACGACCGCCTCGGCGGCAGCCTCTCGGTGACCCCCCGGGACTTCGCCGCCCAGATGGCGCTGCTCCACCACGCGGGGGTGACCACGGTGACCCTCGACGACGTGGTCGCCGCGCTCGGCGGCGGCCGGCCGCTGCCGCCGCGGGCGGTGGTGCTGACCTTCGACGACGGGTACCGGGACTTCACCACCGCGGCGGTCCCGGTGCTCCGGTCCCACGGGTTCCGGGCCACCGTGTTCGTGGTCAGCGGCTTCCTCGGCCGTCCCGGCTACATGACCGCGGCCGACGTGGTCGCCGCCGCCGCCGCGGGGATGACCATCGGAGCCCACACCGTCCACCACGTCCAGCTCGCCCACATCCCCGCATCCCTCGCCCGGGTGGAGATCGAGGTCTCCCGCCAGCAGCTGGAGCAGCTCTCCGGGCAGCCGGTGAACGACTTCGCCTACCCCTACGGCGACACCTCGCGCACGGTCCAGGCGATGGTGGCGGCGGCCGGCTTTCACGACGCCGTCACCACCGCCTTCGCCGCCTCCGAGGAGCCCCGCCAGCAGCTCAGCCTGAGCCGGGTGCGGATCGAGGGCGGAGACAGCCTGGCCACCGTCGCCGCCAAGGTGCTGGCCCCGCTCGGCCTCCGCCGGGCGCCGGGGCCGGCCACCCTGCCCTCCCCCACCGGCCTGGCCGAGCGCGTCGCCGGCGCCCCGTACTAG
- a CDS encoding transglycosylase family protein, whose product MAGLFVLLLAPIFAILARSHLAAATVSQQVAFVAPASVTGLERSIKPLLVRDPQVGLPDPTATALPILSPPHRAPRPARPATTPAAALGLPVGPVLAPDSVEGIIRAAAARHGVSPDWMVKIARCESGLRPHAFNPVGPYYGIFQFLMSTFRAHGGTDVWDPSQQAEITATMLSHGGARAWGCA is encoded by the coding sequence ATGGCGGGACTCTTCGTCCTCCTCCTCGCCCCGATCTTCGCCATCCTCGCCCGGAGCCACCTGGCCGCGGCGACCGTATCCCAGCAGGTGGCCTTCGTGGCCCCCGCCAGCGTCACGGGCCTCGAGCGCTCGATCAAGCCGCTCCTCGTACGCGACCCCCAGGTGGGTCTTCCCGATCCGACAGCGACGGCTCTTCCCATCCTGAGCCCGCCCCACAGGGCGCCGAGGCCCGCTCGCCCGGCGACCACTCCCGCGGCCGCTCTGGGCCTCCCGGTCGGACCCGTGCTCGCACCCGATTCGGTCGAGGGCATCATCCGTGCCGCCGCGGCGCGCCACGGAGTGTCCCCGGACTGGATGGTGAAGATCGCACGGTGCGAATCCGGCCTCCGTCCCCACGCCTTCAATCCGGTGGGGCCCTACTACGGGATCTTCCAGTTCCTCATGTCGACCTTCCGCGCCCATGGCGGGACCGACGTCTGGGACCCCTCCCAGCAGGCGGAGATCACCGCGACCATGCTGTCCCACGGCGGCGCCCGCGCATGGGGCTGCGCCTGA
- the larB gene encoding nickel pincer cofactor biosynthesis protein LarB, with translation MLELLHRVARGELSPEEAAGLLRGEGVERLGEIAVLDLGRRMRTGIPEVVLAGPKHPDEVAEITAALLERTGSACVSRMRPRHRRAVEAVAVARGARLEAHGRRCCRLVAPDAVEPARRGLVGLVAAGTSDIEPLAEARMVCEAAGCATTTAVDVGVAGLERLFAPLGAMLGAGADALVVAAGMDGALASVVAGLAGLPVIGLPVSTGYGAGGRGRAALLSMLQGCAPGLVVVNVDNGVGAGAAAALIARRRSDDPWVG, from the coding sequence GTGCTCGAGCTCCTCCACCGCGTCGCTCGCGGCGAGCTGAGCCCCGAGGAGGCGGCCGGGCTGCTCCGCGGCGAGGGGGTCGAACGCCTCGGCGAGATCGCCGTCCTCGACCTCGGGCGGCGGATGCGCACCGGCATCCCCGAGGTGGTGCTCGCCGGCCCCAAGCATCCCGACGAGGTCGCGGAGATCACCGCCGCCCTGCTCGAGCGCACCGGCTCGGCGTGCGTGAGCCGGATGCGTCCCCGCCACCGCCGGGCCGTCGAGGCGGTGGCGGTGGCCCGGGGCGCCCGCCTCGAGGCCCACGGCCGCCGCTGCTGCCGGCTGGTGGCCCCGGACGCGGTGGAGCCGGCCCGGCGGGGCCTGGTCGGGCTGGTCGCCGCCGGCACCTCCGACATCGAGCCGCTCGCCGAGGCGCGGATGGTCTGCGAGGCGGCGGGCTGCGCCACCACCACCGCGGTCGACGTCGGCGTGGCCGGCCTGGAGCGGCTCTTCGCCCCCCTCGGCGCCATGCTCGGCGCCGGCGCCGACGCGCTGGTGGTGGCGGCGGGGATGGACGGGGCCCTGGCATCGGTGGTCGCCGGCCTCGCCGGGCTGCCGGTGATCGGGCTGCCCGTCTCCACCGGCTACGGCGCCGGCGGGCGGGGCCGGGCGGCGCTGCTCTCCATGCTCCAGGGCTGCGCCCCCGGGCTGGTGGTGGTCAACGTCGACAACGGGGTGGGCGCCGGGGCGGCTGCCGCCCTGATCGCCCGGCGCCGCTCCGACGATCCCTGGGTGGGATGA
- a CDS encoding HAD family hydrolase, protein MRLDGPPPAAVLFDYGLTLVTYRRPEAALERAHERISRLLAARLRVAVPEGARLLTAVHDVVEAAVEAHERGGGLEEIDLEPVTAAAYRALGLELTAALLDDVRRLEQDAWVEGISVAPDTVPTLRELRRRGLRLGLVSNAPYRAASMHQQLARLGLLPLLDAAVFSSGVGWRKPSPVIFERALAELDARPEETLMVGDRGREDVDGAHAVGMRAALLREHRADPGGETAPDAVLDRLAGVIALVEGHRKT, encoded by the coding sequence ATGAGGCTCGACGGCCCGCCCCCGGCCGCGGTGCTCTTCGACTACGGCCTCACCCTGGTCACCTACCGGCGCCCCGAGGCCGCCCTCGAGCGCGCCCACGAGCGGATCTCCCGCCTGCTCGCCGCCCGGCTCCGGGTCGCCGTCCCCGAGGGCGCGCGGCTGCTCACCGCCGTCCACGACGTCGTCGAGGCCGCGGTCGAGGCCCACGAGCGGGGCGGCGGCCTCGAGGAGATCGACCTCGAGCCGGTCACCGCCGCCGCCTACCGCGCCCTCGGCCTCGAGCTCACCGCGGCGCTGCTCGACGACGTCCGCCGCCTCGAGCAGGATGCCTGGGTGGAGGGGATCAGCGTCGCCCCCGACACCGTCCCCACCCTGCGCGAGCTGCGCCGCCGGGGGCTGCGGCTGGGGCTGGTCTCGAACGCCCCGTACCGGGCGGCGAGCATGCACCAGCAGCTCGCCCGGCTCGGCCTGCTGCCGCTGCTCGACGCCGCCGTGTTCTCCAGCGGGGTGGGCTGGCGCAAGCCCTCGCCGGTGATCTTCGAGCGCGCCCTCGCCGAGCTCGACGCCCGCCCCGAGGAGACGCTGATGGTCGGCGACCGCGGCCGCGAGGACGTCGACGGCGCCCACGCGGTGGGGATGCGCGCCGCCCTGCTCCGCGAGCACCGTGCCGACCCCGGCGGCGAGACCGCGCCCGACGCGGTCCTCGACCGGCTCGCCGGGGTGATCGCGCTGGTGGAGGGGCACCGCAAGACCTGA
- the aroF gene encoding 3-deoxy-7-phosphoheptulonate synthase, whose amino-acid sequence MLILMRAQATRPEIDAVLAHVRQHGYQPIELPGAERLAIGVLGANPIGVRDHVVGLPGVVDAIPVSKPYKQVGREWQPERTVVDVAGVRFGGTEFSVIAGPCAVEDQAQLTSTARAVRAAGAVMLRGGAYKPRTNPYSFRGLGAAGLELLVRAREETGLPVVTEVLTPADVELVAASADMLQVGTRNAQNFSLLEAVGQAGRPVMLKRGLSNTVEEWLLSAEYVVSHGNRDVVLCERGVRTFETATRNTLDLSAVPLVRSLSHLPIIVDPSHATGHRHLVAPMALAALASGADGLMVEVHPNPDEALSDGPQSLTFAQFGELMDELRRVAEALRRPLSSPSAESSAPG is encoded by the coding sequence ATGCTCATCCTCATGCGGGCGCAGGCCACCCGCCCCGAGATCGACGCGGTGCTCGCCCACGTTCGCCAGCACGGCTACCAGCCGATCGAGCTGCCCGGCGCCGAGCGGCTGGCGATCGGGGTGCTGGGTGCCAACCCGATCGGGGTGCGCGACCACGTCGTCGGCCTGCCCGGGGTGGTCGACGCCATTCCGGTGAGCAAGCCGTACAAGCAGGTGGGCCGGGAGTGGCAGCCGGAGCGCACCGTGGTCGACGTCGCCGGGGTGCGCTTCGGCGGCACCGAGTTCTCGGTGATCGCCGGCCCCTGCGCGGTCGAGGACCAGGCCCAGCTGACCTCCACGGCGCGGGCGGTGCGCGCCGCCGGCGCGGTGATGCTCCGCGGCGGCGCCTACAAGCCCCGCACCAACCCGTACTCGTTCCGCGGGCTCGGCGCCGCCGGGCTCGAGCTGCTGGTCCGGGCGCGCGAGGAGACCGGGCTGCCGGTGGTCACCGAGGTGCTCACCCCCGCCGACGTCGAGCTCGTCGCCGCCAGCGCCGACATGCTCCAGGTGGGCACCCGCAACGCCCAGAACTTCTCCCTCCTCGAGGCGGTCGGGCAGGCGGGCAGGCCGGTGATGCTGAAGCGCGGCCTCAGCAACACCGTCGAGGAGTGGCTGCTCAGCGCCGAGTACGTGGTCAGCCACGGCAACCGGGACGTGGTCCTCTGCGAGCGCGGGGTGCGCACCTTCGAGACCGCGACCCGCAACACCCTCGACCTCAGCGCGGTGCCGCTGGTGCGCTCGCTCTCCCATCTCCCCATCATCGTCGACCCCTCCCACGCCACCGGGCACCGCCACCTGGTCGCCCCCATGGCCCTCGCCGCGCTCGCCAGCGGGGCCGACGGGCTCATGGTCGAGGTGCATCCGAACCCCGACGAGGCGCTCAGCGACGGTCCCCAGTCGCTCACCTTCGCGCAGTTCGGCGAGCTGATGGACGAGCTGCGCCGGGTCGCCGAGGCGCTGCGCCGCCCGCTCAGCTCGCCGAGTGCGGAGTCGTCAGCTCCCGGGTGA
- a CDS encoding GNAT family N-acetyltransferase: MATVARAVRRLSTRDSGPVLDLLDADPVGNAFLRSELRLGALTGSGWWGVEHRGLITAALLAGALVIPCVPGQEDAELLAGVLDRHSPPRMMVGRREQVHALHRARRLAPEPREVRDPQPLMAVYRGRLRGRPSPAVRRAELTDLDLLVVAAAAMHREEMGIDPLAIDPAGWRARMAVLIDRGWSWVWIEEGTVLFKAELSAWTAEVVQVQGVYTAPSARGRGIATAGLAAVCAALHDEVPTCSLYVNHFNVAALRVYTRLGFETVGEFATIIL, translated from the coding sequence ATGGCGACAGTGGCTCGCGCCGTCCGGCGTCTCTCCACCCGTGACTCGGGACCCGTTCTCGACCTCCTCGACGCCGACCCGGTCGGCAACGCGTTCCTGCGCAGCGAGCTCCGCCTGGGAGCGCTGACCGGCAGCGGCTGGTGGGGGGTGGAGCACCGCGGGCTGATCACCGCCGCGCTCCTCGCCGGCGCCCTGGTGATCCCGTGCGTCCCCGGCCAGGAGGACGCCGAGCTGCTCGCCGGGGTGCTCGACCGCCACTCGCCGCCACGGATGATGGTGGGACGCCGCGAGCAGGTCCACGCCCTCCACCGCGCCCGGCGGCTGGCGCCGGAGCCGCGCGAGGTGCGCGACCCCCAGCCGCTGATGGCGGTGTACCGCGGCCGGCTGCGGGGCCGGCCCAGCCCCGCGGTGCGCCGCGCCGAGCTCACCGACCTCGACCTGCTGGTGGTGGCAGCGGCGGCGATGCACCGCGAGGAGATGGGCATCGACCCCCTCGCCATCGACCCCGCCGGCTGGCGAGCCCGGATGGCGGTGCTCATCGACCGGGGCTGGAGCTGGGTGTGGATCGAGGAGGGCACGGTGCTCTTCAAGGCGGAGCTGAGCGCCTGGACCGCCGAGGTGGTGCAGGTGCAGGGCGTGTACACGGCGCCGTCGGCGCGCGGCCGCGGCATCGCCACCGCCGGCCTCGCCGCGGTCTGCGCGGCGCTCCACGACGAGGTGCCCACCTGCTCGCTCTACGTCAACCACTTCAACGTGGCGGCGCTGCGCGTCTACACCCGGCTCGGGTTCGAGACCGTCGGCGAGTTCGCCACGATCATCCTCTGA
- the dinB gene encoding DNA polymerase IV, producing the protein MWPRAVIHLDLDAFYASVEQLRRPELRGRPVIVGGGGPDHRRGVVSAASYEVRAFGVRSAMPLVTALRLCPTAVVLPVDFPAYRAASAQVFGIARGYTPQVEPLSLDEAYLDVTGSQRRFGPPPAIAVEIRDRILGECGLHASFGVATSKTVAKIASEVRKPRGMVVVAPGEEAGFLAPLPLRALPGLGPAAETGLGGLGVSTLGQLAALPEDAVRRRLGEAASRSLQRRARGIDDAPVTVPGRPKSVSREETFVEDVGDRRLLEDRIRQLSADVGRRLRGGGWTAATVSLKLRDSRFVTSSRQRTLAAPVDADRLIAAAALELFTTAWGGEPLRLLGVGTSSLADAGQLDLLDAEVARESRLDRVLDDLHRRFGDGAPRRGASAPGLRDLDWRGDDLR; encoded by the coding sequence GTGTGGCCCCGCGCCGTCATCCACCTCGACCTCGACGCCTTCTACGCATCGGTCGAGCAGCTGCGCCGGCCGGAGCTGCGCGGCCGCCCGGTGATCGTCGGCGGCGGCGGCCCCGACCACCGTCGCGGCGTGGTGAGCGCCGCCTCCTACGAGGTGCGCGCCTTCGGGGTGCGGTCGGCGATGCCGCTGGTCACCGCGCTGCGGCTGTGCCCCACCGCGGTGGTGCTGCCCGTCGACTTCCCCGCCTACCGTGCCGCCTCCGCCCAGGTCTTCGGCATCGCCCGCGGCTACACCCCGCAGGTCGAGCCCCTCTCCCTCGACGAGGCGTACCTCGACGTCACCGGCTCGCAGCGGCGCTTCGGCCCGCCGCCGGCGATCGCGGTGGAGATCCGCGACCGCATCCTCGGCGAGTGCGGGCTCCACGCCTCCTTCGGCGTGGCCACCTCGAAGACCGTCGCCAAGATCGCGTCCGAGGTGCGCAAGCCGCGGGGGATGGTGGTGGTCGCCCCCGGCGAGGAGGCCGGGTTCCTGGCACCGCTGCCGCTGCGCGCCCTCCCCGGCCTCGGCCCCGCCGCCGAGACCGGGCTCGGCGGGCTCGGGGTATCGACCCTCGGCCAGCTCGCCGCCCTCCCCGAGGACGCGGTGCGCCGCCGCCTCGGCGAGGCGGCGTCGCGCTCGCTGCAGCGCCGCGCCCGGGGGATCGACGACGCCCCGGTGACGGTGCCGGGACGGCCGAAGAGCGTCTCCCGCGAGGAGACCTTCGTCGAGGACGTGGGCGACCGCCGCCTCCTCGAGGACCGGATCCGGCAGCTCTCCGCCGACGTCGGCCGCCGCCTCCGCGGCGGCGGCTGGACCGCGGCGACGGTGAGCCTCAAGCTCCGCGACTCGCGGTTCGTCACCAGCAGCCGGCAGCGCACCCTGGCGGCGCCGGTCGACGCCGACCGCCTGATCGCGGCCGCCGCCCTCGAGCTCTTCACCACCGCCTGGGGCGGCGAGCCGCTGCGGCTGCTCGGGGTCGGCACCAGCTCGCTCGCCGACGCCGGCCAGCTCGACCTGCTCGACGCCGAGGTGGCGCGCGAGTCGAGGCTCGACCGCGTCCTCGACGACCTCCACCGCCGCTTCGGCGACGGCGCCCCCCGTCGCGGCGCCTCCGCCCCGGGTCTGCGCGACCTCGATTGGCGGGGCGACGACCTCCGTTAG
- a CDS encoding RNA polymerase sigma factor, which translates to MSAVASSSHQAGWPDHDAEPGDPDAALVSAFRAGDVFAFESIYRDHHRYVEMLARRIIIDPHRAEDIAQEAFLRLARQLLSHQGEIRVRAWLHRTTTNLAIDEHRRLRTMQHYQEQASPAEELHRALEGYHEGHPERAAERREIRLLIVRVIEHLPERYRRILALRELEGMDYPHIAERMNLSVSAVESLLFRARRRFTEVYDEFSEEPLRIPRRRRRRELPPAV; encoded by the coding sequence GTGAGCGCGGTCGCCTCGTCCTCGCACCAGGCCGGCTGGCCCGACCACGACGCCGAGCCCGGCGACCCCGACGCCGCGCTGGTGAGCGCCTTCCGCGCCGGCGACGTCTTCGCCTTCGAGTCGATCTACCGCGACCACCACCGCTACGTCGAGATGCTGGCGCGGCGGATCATCATCGACCCGCACCGCGCCGAGGACATCGCCCAGGAGGCCTTCCTGCGGCTGGCCCGCCAGCTGCTCTCCCACCAGGGTGAGATCCGGGTGCGTGCCTGGCTGCACCGCACCACCACCAACCTCGCCATCGACGAGCACCGCCGGCTGCGCACCATGCAGCACTATCAGGAGCAGGCCTCCCCCGCGGAGGAGCTGCACCGGGCGCTCGAGGGCTACCACGAGGGCCACCCGGAGCGCGCCGCCGAGCGCCGCGAGATCCGGCTGCTCATCGTGCGGGTCATCGAGCACCTGCCCGAGCGCTACCGCCGCATCCTCGCGCTGCGCGAGCTCGAGGGCATGGACTACCCGCACATCGCCGAGCGCATGAACCTCTCGGTCTCCGCGGTCGAGTCGCTGCTCTTCCGGGCCCGGCGCCGCTTCACCGAGGTCTACGACGAGTTCTCCGAGGAGCCGCTGCGGATTCCCCGGCGCCGCCGGCGGCGGGAGCTTCCGCCCGCGGTCTGA
- a CDS encoding SRPBCC family protein, translating to MIEARATATMPVPPDEVFAAATDLEHADWLPAVRGMRRIAGSAPGVGSRYAVEVGLIGRHLSGVLVARDIEPPRRAQYVLEEGMDLTITITVTPTAGGSTLELVAAYSVGGGPLSGAVERASAGAARREVARAVEQFAARFGRKAGRVPG from the coding sequence GTGATCGAAGCCCGTGCCACCGCCACCATGCCGGTGCCGCCGGACGAGGTGTTCGCGGCGGCGACCGATCTCGAGCACGCCGACTGGCTCCCCGCCGTCCGCGGTATGCGCCGCATCGCGGGCTCGGCGCCCGGGGTGGGCTCGCGCTACGCCGTCGAGGTGGGTCTGATCGGCCGCCACCTCAGCGGCGTGCTCGTCGCCCGCGACATCGAGCCTCCGCGCCGCGCGCAGTACGTGCTCGAGGAGGGGATGGACCTCACCATCACGATCACGGTGACGCCGACCGCCGGGGGCTCGACCCTGGAGCTGGTCGCCGCCTACTCGGTGGGCGGAGGTCCGCTCTCCGGAGCGGTGGAGCGCGCCAGCGCCGGGGCGGCGCGGCGGGAGGTCGCCCGTGCCGTCGAGCAGTTCGCCGCGCGCTTCGGCCGCAAGGCCGGACGGGTGCCGGGATGA
- a CDS encoding NUDIX hydrolase, with amino-acid sequence MSADTSSAVDHLRETLVSRRPVYDGRLLHVYEDEVRLPDGHQARREIVHHRGAVAIVATVSAGGILLVRQWRHACEGALWEIPAGTREEGEDPAITARRELQEETGYTAARWRALGEACVSPGYSREILWFFRAEGLAEGTAATDPDELLDVRIFQPGEVAELVRTGQTDCKTLGGLALAGLLPPLEEGM; translated from the coding sequence GTGAGCGCGGATACCTCGAGCGCCGTCGACCACCTGCGCGAGACGCTGGTGTCCCGCCGGCCCGTCTACGACGGCCGCCTGCTCCACGTCTACGAGGACGAGGTGCGGCTGCCCGACGGGCACCAGGCGCGGCGCGAGATCGTGCATCACCGCGGGGCGGTCGCCATCGTGGCGACCGTCTCCGCGGGCGGCATCCTCCTCGTCCGCCAGTGGCGGCACGCCTGCGAGGGGGCGCTCTGGGAGATCCCCGCCGGCACCCGGGAGGAGGGCGAGGACCCGGCGATCACCGCCCGGCGCGAGCTGCAGGAGGAGACCGGCTACACCGCCGCCCGCTGGCGGGCGCTCGGCGAGGCCTGCGTCTCCCCCGGGTACTCCCGCGAGATCCTCTGGTTCTTCCGTGCCGAGGGGCTTGCCGAGGGCACCGCGGCGACCGACCCCGACGAGCTCCTCGACGTCCGCATCTTCCAGCCCGGCGAGGTGGCCGAGCTGGTGCGCACCGGCCAGACCGACTGCAAGACCCTCGGCGGCCTCGCCCTCGCCGGCCTGCTGCCTCCGCTGGAGGAGGGAATGTGA